A section of the Portunus trituberculatus isolate SZX2019 chromosome 20, ASM1759143v1, whole genome shotgun sequence genome encodes:
- the LOC123506620 gene encoding uncharacterized protein LOC123506620 isoform X2 — protein sequence MMRCSVVIALAMLCQTCGLCVGERSQEPEGVTTTTPQEDVITTTQKGTTTSQKAVNTSPQSDGKQRARTTVVDPRLEDGRVPTRADQLVVCSCPEPTPDGCRRFLSDAYIDSKNIDFEDIRVPVADLSVAVHDVTCPKKNHRFMTYSEGKFYLRERGDVVLVDAGEMTGLRVNDYCADLRRDLTWNMKMCVAPPSVPKCCPSGQALKHGKCQNATTPAILAPPMSIGLRKKSVQFPVIENHYNPLNCTSIPLRSVPLTPKQSYLLSVPIGLIHIWHPADGHVKDHYTYPPNLCVDGYVNSNGSDTYSVNFCYSHPDQQRKKCEGHICVRKCCPDGEEMSQMLYRCVPSNFTDFKPVFTYPPNDYRVVYGRPTCQFQTVVNEPNIDSRGRYHFHDDILTAMEYCVDKFNDGREIVEDMAIVCIKEPTKLWSRIRKVLFPILQVISFLFLLLTVGCYCVVPELLSGGGWYQLFHVFSLMVAYATMFAQDMFSKDWETDTCFIMGIMLQFSFLSTFFWLNVLCLEVWRKIRSLNLKFRAASVIPIWVYVLYAFGTPVAIAIITVCMHFFAPEDVPGVWKPHLARSRCFFEDPARLFLYFYGPIGFLFALNIGFITHTSWTYRQIEKNSSMLKKASSPRTPNEQIHRRRDYISEALTDTLNTLQGFFLFIIFIANRSKRKHLKKKFPLVFKFWNQIRKVLRHCCCWCCPDAKETCLAPLGSLTSQVSRKLSSSSIVSNLSTLSTSLRFSKSSFSMDLGDDLNTKIPSVLEHNGGITTLSHSPIGVNTVSLHDNTDTQC from the exons ATGATGAGGTGCTCTGTGGTAATAGCCTTGGCCATGCTGTGCCAAACATGCggtttgtgtgtgggagagaggtcACAGGAACCCGAgggtgtcaccaccaccacccctcaagaggacgtcatcaccaccactcaaaaaggcaccaccacatcacaaaaAGCAGTTAACACATCTCCGCAAAGTGACGGGAAGCAGCGTGCTAGGACCACTGTGGTGGACCCACGGCTAGAGGACGGCAGGGTGCCGACACGCGCGGATCAACTGGTGGTGTGCTCTTGTCCAGAACCAACTCCTGACGGCTGCCGGCGCTTCCTTTCCGACGCCTACATTGACAGTAAAAATATTGATTTCGAGGACATTAGG GTTCCCGTGGCTGACTTGAGCGTGGCCGTGCATGACGTGACCTGCCCGAAAAAGAACCATCGCTTCATGACTTACAGTGAAGGGAAGTTTTATTTGCGGGAACGCGGTGATGTTGTTCTCGTAGATGCCGGTGAGATGACAGGCCTCCGCGTCAACGACTACTGCGCCGATCTGCGCCGCGACTTGACTTGGAACATGAAGATGTGTGTTGCCCCGCCTTCGGTACCCAAGTGCTGTCCCAGCGGACAGGCACTGAAGCATGGAAAGTGCCAGAACGCCACCACCCCTGCCATTCTTGCACCTCCCATGTCCATAGGCTTGCGGAAAAAATCCGTACAGTTTCCGGTTATTGAGAATCACTATAACCCCTTAAACTGCACTTCAATTCCTCTGAGATCGGTACCGTTAACTCCAAAACAATCCTATTTATTATCAGTTCCAATAGGACTCATTCACATCTGGCACCCAGCTGACGGTCATGTTAAGGATCACTACACTTACCCTCCTAACCTTTGCGTTGATGGCTACGTTAACTCCAACGGATCAGACACTTACTCCGTCAATTTTTGCTACTCACACCCAGACCAGCAGCGAAAAAAATGCGAGGGACATATTTGTGTGCGCAAGTGTTGCCCTGATGGCGAGGAAATGAGCCAAATGCTGTATCGGTGTGTTCCCTCCAACTTCACGGACTTCAAGCCTGTCTTCACTTATCCTCCCAACGATTACAGAGTAGTGTATGGAAGGCCAACATGCCAGTTCCAAACAGTGGTGAACGAACCCAACATTGACAGCAGAGGTCGTTATCACTTCCATGACGATATTTTGACGGCGATGGAATATTGTGTGGATAAGTTTAATGATGGTCGGGAGATAGTTGAAGACATGGCAATAGTGTGCATCAAGGAGCCAACGAAACTGTGGTCGAGGATACGAAAAGTCCTATTCCCGATACTTCAAgtgatttccttcctcttcctgctcctgacGGTGGGCTGCTACTGTGTGGTTCCCGAGCTGCTTAGCGGTGGCGGGTGGTATCAGTTGTTCCACGTCTTCTCCCTCATGGTGGCCTACGCTACCATGTTCGCCCAGGATATGTTCAGCAAGGATTGGGAGACTGATACATGTTTTATTATGG GAATTATGCTTCAGTTTAGTTTCCTGTCCACTTTCTTCTGGCTGAACGTCCTGTGCCTTGAGGTGTGGAGGAAAATTAG GAGCCTCAACCTCAAGTTCCGTGCAGCCTCAGTCATTCCCATCTGGGTCTACGTGCTTTACGCTTTCGGGACACCAGTTGCTATAGC GATCATAACGGTGTGCATGCACTTCTTTGCCCCGGAAGATGTGCCTGGAGTATGGAAGCCTCACCTTGCACGAAGCAGATGTTTCTTTGAAG ATCCAGCAAGACTCTTCCTATATTTCTATGGACCCATTGGCTTCCTATTTGCTCTCAACATTGGCTTCATTACCCACACTTCCTGGACATATAGGCAGATTGAAAAAAATTCCTCCATGCTGAAGAAAGCCAGCTCTCCAAGGACACCAAATGAACAGATCCACCGCAGACGCGACTACATCTCCGA GGCTTTAACAGATACGCTGAACACGTTGCAaggtttctttctatttataattttcattgCTAATAGAAGCAAACGTAAACACCTGAAGAAGAAGTTTCCACTGGTCTTCAAGTTTTGGAATCAGATTAGGAAAGTCCTTCgccattgctgctgctggtgctgtccAGATGCCAAGGAGACCTGCCTGGCTCCACTCGGAAGCCTCACATCACAAGTCAGCAGGAAACTCTCATCTTCATCTATTGTCTCTAATCTGTCGACACTCAGCACTTCTCTGAGATTTTCAAAGTCTTCATTTTCGATGGACCTCGGTGATGACCTTAATACAAAGATACCGTCTGTGTTAGAACATAACGGTGGCATTACCACACTGTCTCACTCACCAATAGGAGTCAACACTGTCTCTCTGCATGACAACACTGACACGCAGTGTTAG
- the LOC123506620 gene encoding uncharacterized protein LOC123506620 isoform X1, with the protein MMRCSVVIALAMLCQTCGLCVGERSQEPEGVTTTTPQEDVITTTQKGTTTSQKAVNTSPQSDGKQRARTTVVDPRLEDGRVPTRADQLVVCSCPEPTPDGCRRFLSDAYIDSKNIDFEDIRVPVADLSVAVHDVTCPKKNHRFMTYSEGKFYLRERGDVVLVDAGEMTGLRVNDYCADLRRDLTWNMKMCVAPPSVPKCCPSGQALKHGKCQNATTPAILAPPMSIGLRKKSVQFPVIENHYNPLNCTSIPLRSVPLTPKQSYLLSVPIGLIHIWHPADGHVKDHYTYPPNLCVDGYVNSNGSDTYSVNFCYSHPDQQRKKCEGHICVRKCCPDGEEMSQMLYRCVPSNFTDFKPVFTYPPNDYRVVYGRPTCQFQTVVNEPNIDSRGRYHFHDDILTAMEYCVDKFNDGREIVEDMAIVCIKEPTKLWSRIRKVLFPILQVISFLFLLLTVGCYCVVPELLSGGGWYQLFHVFSLMVAYATMFAQDMFSKDWETDTCFIMGIMLQFSFLSTFFWLNVLCLEVWRKIRSLNLKFRAASVIPIWVYVLYAFGTPVAIAIITVCMHFFAPEDVPGVWKPHLARSRCFFEDPARLFLYFYGPIGFLFALNIGFITHTSWTYRQIEKNSSMLKKASSPRTPNEQIHRRRDYISDFKQQFSLLVLMSLCWVSELLSWLIPPLEIWALTDTLNTLQGFFLFIIFIANRSKRKHLKKKFPLVFKFWNQIRKVLRHCCCWCCPDAKETCLAPLGSLTSQVSRKLSSSSIVSNLSTLSTSLRFSKSSFSMDLGDDLNTKIPSVLEHNGGITTLSHSPIGVNTVSLHDNTDTQC; encoded by the exons ATGATGAGGTGCTCTGTGGTAATAGCCTTGGCCATGCTGTGCCAAACATGCggtttgtgtgtgggagagaggtcACAGGAACCCGAgggtgtcaccaccaccacccctcaagaggacgtcatcaccaccactcaaaaaggcaccaccacatcacaaaaAGCAGTTAACACATCTCCGCAAAGTGACGGGAAGCAGCGTGCTAGGACCACTGTGGTGGACCCACGGCTAGAGGACGGCAGGGTGCCGACACGCGCGGATCAACTGGTGGTGTGCTCTTGTCCAGAACCAACTCCTGACGGCTGCCGGCGCTTCCTTTCCGACGCCTACATTGACAGTAAAAATATTGATTTCGAGGACATTAGG GTTCCCGTGGCTGACTTGAGCGTGGCCGTGCATGACGTGACCTGCCCGAAAAAGAACCATCGCTTCATGACTTACAGTGAAGGGAAGTTTTATTTGCGGGAACGCGGTGATGTTGTTCTCGTAGATGCCGGTGAGATGACAGGCCTCCGCGTCAACGACTACTGCGCCGATCTGCGCCGCGACTTGACTTGGAACATGAAGATGTGTGTTGCCCCGCCTTCGGTACCCAAGTGCTGTCCCAGCGGACAGGCACTGAAGCATGGAAAGTGCCAGAACGCCACCACCCCTGCCATTCTTGCACCTCCCATGTCCATAGGCTTGCGGAAAAAATCCGTACAGTTTCCGGTTATTGAGAATCACTATAACCCCTTAAACTGCACTTCAATTCCTCTGAGATCGGTACCGTTAACTCCAAAACAATCCTATTTATTATCAGTTCCAATAGGACTCATTCACATCTGGCACCCAGCTGACGGTCATGTTAAGGATCACTACACTTACCCTCCTAACCTTTGCGTTGATGGCTACGTTAACTCCAACGGATCAGACACTTACTCCGTCAATTTTTGCTACTCACACCCAGACCAGCAGCGAAAAAAATGCGAGGGACATATTTGTGTGCGCAAGTGTTGCCCTGATGGCGAGGAAATGAGCCAAATGCTGTATCGGTGTGTTCCCTCCAACTTCACGGACTTCAAGCCTGTCTTCACTTATCCTCCCAACGATTACAGAGTAGTGTATGGAAGGCCAACATGCCAGTTCCAAACAGTGGTGAACGAACCCAACATTGACAGCAGAGGTCGTTATCACTTCCATGACGATATTTTGACGGCGATGGAATATTGTGTGGATAAGTTTAATGATGGTCGGGAGATAGTTGAAGACATGGCAATAGTGTGCATCAAGGAGCCAACGAAACTGTGGTCGAGGATACGAAAAGTCCTATTCCCGATACTTCAAgtgatttccttcctcttcctgctcctgacGGTGGGCTGCTACTGTGTGGTTCCCGAGCTGCTTAGCGGTGGCGGGTGGTATCAGTTGTTCCACGTCTTCTCCCTCATGGTGGCCTACGCTACCATGTTCGCCCAGGATATGTTCAGCAAGGATTGGGAGACTGATACATGTTTTATTATGG GAATTATGCTTCAGTTTAGTTTCCTGTCCACTTTCTTCTGGCTGAACGTCCTGTGCCTTGAGGTGTGGAGGAAAATTAG GAGCCTCAACCTCAAGTTCCGTGCAGCCTCAGTCATTCCCATCTGGGTCTACGTGCTTTACGCTTTCGGGACACCAGTTGCTATAGC GATCATAACGGTGTGCATGCACTTCTTTGCCCCGGAAGATGTGCCTGGAGTATGGAAGCCTCACCTTGCACGAAGCAGATGTTTCTTTGAAG ATCCAGCAAGACTCTTCCTATATTTCTATGGACCCATTGGCTTCCTATTTGCTCTCAACATTGGCTTCATTACCCACACTTCCTGGACATATAGGCAGATTGAAAAAAATTCCTCCATGCTGAAGAAAGCCAGCTCTCCAAGGACACCAAATGAACAGATCCACCGCAGACGCGACTACATCTCCGA TTTCAAGCAACAGTTCTCTCTGCTGGTCTTAATGTCGCTGTGCTGGGTATCAGAACTTTTATCTTGGCTTATTCCACCTCTTGAAATTTG GGCTTTAACAGATACGCTGAACACGTTGCAaggtttctttctatttataattttcattgCTAATAGAAGCAAACGTAAACACCTGAAGAAGAAGTTTCCACTGGTCTTCAAGTTTTGGAATCAGATTAGGAAAGTCCTTCgccattgctgctgctggtgctgtccAGATGCCAAGGAGACCTGCCTGGCTCCACTCGGAAGCCTCACATCACAAGTCAGCAGGAAACTCTCATCTTCATCTATTGTCTCTAATCTGTCGACACTCAGCACTTCTCTGAGATTTTCAAAGTCTTCATTTTCGATGGACCTCGGTGATGACCTTAATACAAAGATACCGTCTGTGTTAGAACATAACGGTGGCATTACCACACTGTCTCACTCACCAATAGGAGTCAACACTGTCTCTCTGCATGACAACACTGACACGCAGTGTTAG